Proteins encoded by one window of Methermicoccus shengliensis DSM 18856:
- the porD gene encoding pyruvate synthase subunit PorD, translated as MTIKATVGATCEPGTSRRNKTGAWRTFRPVYDHEKCVRCGMCEIYCPEGIIHYNEEKDIFEPDYEYCKGCGLCARECPKNAIEMVLEVR; from the coding sequence ATGACCATCAAAGCGACGGTGGGTGCCACGTGCGAGCCTGGCACATCGAGGAGGAACAAGACTGGGGCATGGAGGACGTTCAGACCCGTGTACGACCACGAGAAGTGTGTGAGGTGTGGGATGTGCGAGATATACTGCCCCGAGGGAATAATACACTACAACGAGGAGAAGGACATCTTCGAGCCAGACTACGAGTACTGCAAGGGGTGTGGGCTGTGTGCAAGGGAGTGCCCCAAAAATGCGATTGAGATGGTGCTGGAGGTGAGATGA
- a CDS encoding pyruvate ferredoxin oxidoreductase subunit gamma has product MKEIRIHGRGGQGSVTAAELLAQAAFEDGWYSQAFPSFGVERRGAPVTAFVRLDEKPIRLRGQIYTPDYVIIQDPTLVATENVLEGLKDDGLILINSAKSPEEMALGTKAQVRTVNATQIAVEELGRPIVNTLLLGAFAGATGLVSVDSIKRAVLRRFSGKVGEMNAKAIDRAYELMGGE; this is encoded by the coding sequence ATGAAGGAGATAAGAATTCATGGAAGAGGCGGGCAGGGGTCGGTGACTGCTGCGGAGCTTCTGGCTCAGGCTGCGTTTGAGGATGGCTGGTACTCACAGGCGTTCCCCTCGTTTGGGGTTGAGCGAAGAGGGGCTCCGGTGACGGCGTTTGTGAGGCTGGATGAGAAGCCCATAAGGCTCAGAGGCCAGATATACACCCCTGATTACGTGATAATACAGGACCCCACGCTGGTTGCCACCGAGAACGTGTTGGAGGGGCTGAAGGACGATGGGCTAATACTCATAAACTCTGCCAAGAGCCCTGAGGAGATGGCTCTCGGCACGAAGGCACAGGTGCGCACAGTGAATGCCACCCAGATAGCCGTTGAGGAGCTGGGAAGGCCCATAGTGAACACCCTCCTCTTGGGGGCGTTTGCCGGAGCCACTGGGCTCGTGAGCGTGGACTCGATAAAGAGGGCGGTGCTCAGAAGGTTCAGCGGAAAGGTGGGTGAGATGAACGCCAAGGCAATCGACAGGGCATATGAGCTGATGGGGGGTGAGTAG
- the trpA gene encoding tryptophan synthase subunit alpha — MGLEKGFSDGAALVAYVCAGDPSLEATPHVVKRLERGGADIIELGLPFSDPIADGKVIQEASQRALARGMNPDVFFEMVSSLDVDVPLVVMTYYNLLLRGGVHAFVERCALSGISAIVVPDLPIEEADELRRACAQNGVGYVGFAAPTTPHERLRRILDACTAFLYIVSRLGTTGVGGGVSERVERMLKGVSGTSVPKVVGFGISTPEEAERLVALGADGVVVGSHFVRLAAQGRLDDIEREARAIKQGCLAGKRGRAHD; from the coding sequence ATGGGGCTTGAGAAAGGGTTTTCCGATGGGGCTGCCCTCGTGGCATATGTGTGTGCGGGGGACCCCTCCTTAGAGGCAACACCTCATGTCGTGAAGAGGCTCGAGAGGGGCGGAGCAGATATAATCGAGCTGGGTCTTCCCTTCTCGGACCCGATAGCCGATGGCAAGGTGATACAGGAGGCCTCCCAGCGGGCTCTTGCGAGGGGGATGAATCCAGATGTGTTCTTTGAGATGGTATCCAGCCTCGATGTGGACGTACCCCTCGTGGTGATGACGTACTACAACCTCTTGCTTAGAGGAGGTGTTCATGCGTTTGTGGAGCGCTGTGCTCTCTCTGGCATCAGTGCCATCGTGGTTCCAGACCTGCCCATAGAGGAGGCGGATGAGCTGAGAAGGGCGTGTGCACAGAATGGTGTGGGCTATGTGGGCTTTGCCGCACCCACCACACCTCACGAGAGGCTCAGGAGGATTCTCGACGCCTGCACAGCGTTTTTGTACATCGTCTCGAGGCTTGGCACCACTGGCGTGGGTGGGGGGGTGTCTGAGAGGGTGGAGCGCATGCTCAAGGGCGTGAGCGGCACATCGGTGCCCAAGGTAGTGGGCTTTGGCATATCCACCCCAGAGGAGGCTGAAAGGCTGGTTGCCCTTGGGGCAGATGGGGTGGTGGTGGGCTCCCATTTTGTGAGGCTTGCAGCCCAGGGTAGGCTGGATGATATCGAGCGCGAGGCAAGGGCCATAAAGCAGGGGTGTCTTGCTGGAAAGCGAGGACGGGCGCACGATTAA
- a CDS encoding thiamine pyrophosphate-dependent enzyme: MMARKGTPLISKLAPGHRGCAGCGAALAAKLVLEGAGDDIIVCSPTGCLEVFTTPFPDNAWQVPWIHSLFENAAAVASGIERALRAMGNDHTKVMVIAGDGSTFDIGFGAISGMWERGHDVTYVCYDNEAYMNTGIQRSGSTPLCAATTTSPAGRVSLGKPQNKKNMPEIAVAHGCPYVATTSIGYPKDVITKVRKAVHTEGPTYVQVHSPCCTGWYYDPSLTAEIARLAVETGLYPLVEFENGVLTNVRKIHKRKPVEEYLKAQGRFKHLFKKEEGKEALRRIQQIADDNVKRYALE, translated from the coding sequence ATGATGGCAAGAAAGGGCACCCCTCTAATCTCAAAGCTGGCTCCAGGGCACAGGGGCTGTGCTGGCTGTGGAGCCGCACTGGCCGCAAAGCTCGTTCTCGAGGGAGCTGGAGACGATATCATCGTGTGCAGCCCAACGGGGTGTCTGGAGGTGTTCACCACGCCCTTCCCAGACAATGCATGGCAGGTGCCATGGATTCACTCGCTGTTCGAGAACGCTGCAGCCGTTGCCTCCGGCATTGAGAGGGCACTCAGGGCTATGGGCAATGACCACACCAAGGTGATGGTGATAGCTGGCGATGGTTCCACGTTCGACATCGGCTTTGGTGCCATCTCTGGTATGTGGGAGAGGGGGCACGATGTGACGTACGTGTGCTACGACAACGAGGCATACATGAACACGGGAATACAGCGAAGTGGCTCCACCCCCCTGTGTGCAGCCACCACCACCTCACCAGCTGGAAGGGTATCCCTTGGAAAGCCCCAGAACAAGAAGAACATGCCAGAGATCGCGGTTGCCCACGGCTGTCCATATGTGGCCACGACATCCATCGGCTATCCCAAGGACGTTATAACCAAGGTGAGAAAGGCGGTGCACACTGAGGGACCCACATACGTGCAGGTGCACTCTCCGTGCTGCACTGGATGGTACTATGACCCCTCGCTCACCGCAGAGATTGCAAGGCTGGCAGTGGAGACTGGCCTGTATCCACTGGTGGAGTTTGAAAATGGCGTGCTCACCAACGTGCGCAAGATTCACAAGAGAAAGCCCGTGGAGGAGTATCTCAAGGCACAGGGAAGGTTCAAGCACCTGTTCAAAAAGGAAGAGGGCAAAGAGGCGCTCCGCCGTATCCAGCAGATTGCGGACGACAACGTGAAGAGGTATGCGCTGGAGTGA
- a CDS encoding PHP domain-containing protein produces MAKEVNLMRGLNDEDWLLCDFHIHTSLSDGKIPLREVVDLYGEHGFDAISITDHILDRYTLEERIKNGEPINVIKEEDFKDYLKLLWDEAKRAWEKYNMLLIPGVEVTNNHDFYHILVIDVKEYIDPTLPVEEIVKRAKEQNALVIAAHPDKKKQDQVHHSWHLWKNQEKFRDLFDAWEVANRDDLFNSIGVKKYNYIANSDFHEPRHIYSWKTLIKAEKNTEALKEAIRNNEYVAIYLMRGKLNDN; encoded by the coding sequence GTGGCAAAGGAGGTGAATTTAATGAGAGGTTTAAATGATGAGGATTGGCTACTCTGCGATTTTCATATTCATACAAGTCTTAGTGATGGTAAGATTCCTCTCAGGGAGGTGGTTGATTTATACGGGGAGCATGGTTTTGATGCCATTTCAATAACTGACCACATACTTGATAGATATACTCTTGAAGAGAGGATAAAAAATGGGGAACCGATTAATGTGATAAAGGAAGAAGATTTCAAAGATTACTTGAAATTACTATGGGATGAGGCTAAAAGAGCGTGGGAGAAATACAATATGCTCTTGATACCCGGAGTGGAAGTCACAAATAACCACGACTTTTATCATATCCTCGTGATAGATGTAAAGGAATATATTGATCCCACGTTACCCGTCGAAGAAATTGTTAAGAGGGCTAAAGAACAGAACGCATTGGTCATTGCTGCCCATCCAGATAAAAAGAAACAAGACCAAGTGCATCATTCATGGCATTTGTGGAAGAACCAAGAGAAATTCAGAGATCTATTTGATGCTTGGGAAGTTGCTAATCGAGATGATTTGTTTAATTCTATAGGGGTGAAGAAGTACAACTACATTGCAAATTCGGATTTCCATGAGCCACGGCACATATACTCATGGAAAACGCTTATTAAAGCAGAAAAAAATACCGAAGCACTGAAAGAGGCCATAAGGAATAACGAATATGTTGCGATTTATCTAATGAGAGGTAAATTAAATGATAACTGA
- the porA gene encoding pyruvate synthase subunit PorA: MMHKSPEMERMSVVEGSYAVAHAVKTCRPDVISAYPITPQTHIVEYLSQFVADGELNSEYINVESEFSALSALVGASAAGARTYSATTSQGLALMNEVLFNASGMRLPIVMTIVNRSLSAPINIWNDHQDSISARDAGWIQLYVEDAQEAGDAIAQAYWVAENHDVLLPTMVCMDGFILSHTYEPVVLLEEEKTREFLPPYEPLHKLDPANPKAFGMFMGPEMYTEFRYMQELAMDAALPKIKEAAALFKKIYGRWRGDVVDEYHADADVLLIAMGSVVGTIKDVIDELREEGVSVGLLKVRAFRPFPKQEIREAIKRAKVVAVLDKDVSIGTREGALFSEIKAALYNTPTRVPVVGYILGLGGRDIPAARIRQIVADAERVMEEGIKQESTYIDVNEEAI; the protein is encoded by the coding sequence ATGATGCACAAGAGCCCAGAGATGGAAAGGATGAGCGTGGTGGAGGGCTCGTATGCCGTTGCCCACGCGGTAAAGACGTGCAGGCCAGATGTGATTTCGGCATATCCCATCACGCCGCAAACGCACATCGTGGAGTACCTCAGCCAGTTCGTGGCAGATGGGGAGCTAAACAGTGAGTACATCAATGTGGAGAGCGAGTTCTCCGCCCTCTCGGCGCTGGTGGGTGCGAGCGCCGCTGGTGCACGCACGTACTCTGCCACCACCTCTCAGGGGCTCGCGCTCATGAATGAGGTGCTGTTCAACGCCTCTGGTATGAGACTGCCCATCGTGATGACCATCGTGAACAGGTCGCTCTCTGCCCCGATAAACATATGGAACGACCATCAGGACTCCATCTCGGCAAGAGATGCGGGATGGATTCAGCTGTATGTGGAGGATGCACAGGAGGCTGGCGATGCCATAGCCCAGGCATACTGGGTGGCGGAAAACCACGACGTGCTGCTCCCCACCATGGTGTGCATGGACGGCTTCATACTCTCCCACACCTATGAGCCCGTGGTGCTGCTGGAGGAGGAAAAGACGAGGGAGTTCCTTCCACCATACGAGCCGCTGCACAAGCTCGACCCCGCCAACCCCAAGGCCTTCGGGATGTTTATGGGTCCAGAGATGTACACCGAATTTCGCTACATGCAGGAGCTGGCAATGGATGCCGCCCTGCCCAAAATCAAGGAGGCGGCCGCACTGTTCAAGAAGATATACGGCAGGTGGAGAGGAGACGTGGTGGACGAGTACCATGCAGATGCCGACGTGCTGCTGATAGCCATGGGCTCTGTGGTGGGCACCATAAAGGACGTAATAGACGAGCTGAGAGAGGAAGGTGTGAGCGTGGGGCTTCTCAAGGTGAGAGCATTTAGGCCCTTCCCCAAGCAAGAGATAAGAGAAGCCATAAAGAGGGCTAAGGTGGTCGCCGTGCTGGACAAGGATGTATCCATTGGCACCAGAGAGGGGGCGCTGTTTAGCGAGATCAAGGCAGCGCTGTACAACACACCCACGAGGGTGCCTGTGGTGGGCTACATCCTTGGACTCGGTGGCAGAGACATTCCAGCAGCCCGTATTAGGCAGATTGTGGCAGATGCCGAGCGGGTGATGGAGGAGGGTATAAAGCAGGAGAGCACCTACATAGATGTGAACGAGGAGGCGATATGA
- a CDS encoding coenzyme F420-0:L-glutamate ligase translates to MRWSDGASIGGRGIVAVPIEGVPPIKKGDDLANIASSLFGFEDGDVLAIASTVVSKSEGRVLELSSIVPTERARRIAERCKKPPAFVQAVLDESEEVLVEHPFLLVVRKGHVCVNAGIDASNVEEGKVLLLPDEPDKSAERIRQAIERLTGRRVGVIITDTSGRPFRVGQCGVALGCAGLVPIKSWIGVPDMHGRPLEITEEAIADELAALANVLMGEANGMTPMVVIRGMSDVVVDEGMGASTLLRRNEEDVVRAALRLWRASRAH, encoded by the coding sequence ATGCGCTGGAGTGATGGGGCTTCCATCGGTGGGAGGGGCATTGTAGCGGTGCCAATAGAGGGAGTACCCCCCATCAAAAAGGGAGATGACCTCGCTAACATCGCCTCCAGCCTGTTTGGCTTCGAGGACGGGGATGTCCTCGCCATTGCCTCCACAGTGGTGTCCAAGTCAGAGGGGAGGGTGCTGGAGCTTTCGAGCATCGTGCCCACGGAGAGGGCGAGAAGAATTGCAGAAAGATGCAAAAAGCCCCCTGCGTTCGTGCAGGCTGTGCTCGATGAGAGCGAGGAGGTGCTCGTGGAGCACCCATTTTTGCTCGTGGTCAGAAAGGGACACGTGTGTGTGAACGCAGGAATAGATGCGAGCAATGTGGAGGAGGGAAAAGTGCTGCTGCTTCCCGATGAGCCTGACAAGAGTGCTGAGAGGATAAGGCAGGCCATTGAGAGGCTGACGGGAAGGCGTGTGGGCGTAATCATCACGGACACCAGTGGGCGGCCCTTTAGGGTGGGGCAGTGTGGTGTGGCTCTCGGATGTGCTGGGCTCGTGCCCATCAAAAGCTGGATAGGCGTGCCAGATATGCATGGACGCCCCCTCGAGATTACCGAGGAAGCAATAGCCGATGAACTCGCTGCCCTCGCCAACGTGCTCATGGGCGAGGCCAATGGCATGACCCCCATGGTGGTCATCAGGGGCATGTCAGACGTGGTGGTGGACGAGGGGATGGGGGCGAGCACCCTTCTGAGACGCAATGAGGAGGACGTGGTAAGGGCTGCCCTCAGGCTCTGGCGAGCGAGCAGAGCCCATTAA